The Aedes albopictus strain Foshan chromosome 2, AalbF5, whole genome shotgun sequence region ttgatattACAGGAAAAACTTTGGAAGCAATTTCGggtggaactcctgcagaaaattcgtgaaaaactccataagaaatccttggaggaactctagtagaaatcccaggaataacttcttcagcaagaaattctgggaagatctaCTGCGGAAGTCCTAAGAGGAACAGCAGCAACAGCCTCTACAAGTTACGAGTTAAATagggcacgatcggtgaagtactagatttgtagtaatgagcagaatttttgtatggtgagaaggtaaattctccgtttctgcaaggaaatggtacaaaaagcgtgggtattatgattccttgtctaatttgatgcagtttgagcaaaacattgcaAAATTCTGTTGTTGTTTTCCCCATTTCTTGCCTCTTGAACAGCACAGTTTTTCAATGtttcgctcaaacagcatcaaattagacatggaatcataatacccacgccttttgTACCATATGCTCCAATTTGCAGCATTTTATCGGAATCGTCGCCTTGTCGGAAATATTTGCTAGGTCTAGGAGCCATTCTTATGTTCCCGATTATCCACATTCCTTCCTGATTTAAGTTGTTTTGCGAATAATCATTCAGAGGGATTTTTAACGTCTTCACGGAACCAGCTATCGATATCGATCAGTAAGAACCTGCAGCATtacgaaaaaatatttgttttgtcaATTTTTTCTTACAACAAACATGTAATAAAAGCTCATGATCGAAAGAAGAAACCACTATATACTCTAAAACTGTTTTAATCATAccaacaataggacagatcggtgttgtactagatttgtagtaatgagctgaatttttgtatggtgagaaggtcaattctccgtttctgcaatgaaatggtgtaaaaagcgtgggtattatgattccttgcctaatttgatcctgtttgagcaaaactttgggcaacagtgttgttgttttctccatttcttgcaacataaacaacatagttatccaaagttttgctcaaacagcatcaaattaggcaaggaatcataatacccacgcattttgcaccatttctttgcagaaacggagaattgaccttctcaccatacaaaaattcatctcattactacaaatctagtacaacaccgaacgtgccccattcagtAATCTCTATGGACTCTTATTTTGAGTAGATCCACAAGTAGTAAAGTTCACTActatttattcatacgacccaatgtttcatttttatcggagtaaaatttccctgagaacccaagatattccctgagtattccaggttttccctgtTTAATAAAAATCCCTGAGGATTCCGGTTTCCCAGGTAGTAGACTccaagacttccatttttttcgtgattgaaaacatgtttattttattgaaaattgtgagacaccttgtgcgttaacgggttaagatgATGGCATTTCTAACCCGGGGGCGGTTGCGTCGTGTATGGAGTACACGCACCATTAAAAAGGCACGCTCGAGGTACACACAGGTCATTATTACGCTGAGAAGCACGCTGAGCATACACCACGATAGAGTGATGGGCGTCAGGTAATACCTGAAGAAGGTTAATATTACATTTTGAAGATTTGAAGATAAAAAACTTCTCAAAAACTGTTACAAAAATGATTCTATGATTCCATAATATAAAGTGTGATAAAAAAAACGGATAGATGAATTCGCATTGTGACTTATGAAATCAAGTAGTTTTATGCACTTCGACTTGGAGACGATAATGATAAAAATGTTACTGTGCCATAAATCAGAGTATGTATCAGTATTTACAGTAGTGATAACCATTCGACATATCATAGTCATAATGCGGGAGAACTTAAACTATTTTCACATTTTTGAATCACTCTTTGGCATTGCTCTTTTCAACAAACGAGCATACCAAACCTGTTCAAATATTTACGCCAGCAACGATGCGAGAAGAGAATCATAGCTATCGTCACCGCATTTCAGCAGTCAGCACCAGAGACAACAGTAAAATAAACGAAATCAAAGTGGACATTCATTGTTGGTCGACCCGTCTGCGTCCGTCTATGAACGATTAGATTCTAGTACTGCAAACAAAGGCAGATTAGATTAGTGTCTGTTCGCTACGCTCGGTGGTAGAGCGAATACAAAATAAGATTAATCTATTTATTTAGTTCTGGGAGCATGCTGTGCTGCTGACTGGTGTTGTGTACCTACATACACTTGTTGCTTCCATTATTGAGCTTTAAATTCTCCGATTCTCTTGATACGGATGCGCACTAGTGCTCGCTCTCTCAGACATTGTCAGCTGTTACTGATGGGTAGTTTTCCCTCCTCGAAACCGTACGACACGCGTGATCATTTAGACAGCTTAGTCGTTGGTGGGTACCTAGGTATTGGTGGATGAGCGTATCGCCCGCCTTCAAATCAGTCTAAAATTATCGTTCGCCACAGACGGTCATAGCCGAGAGGCCACCACGAGAAGCACCACGAGCATCACCATGCATCAACTCACAGTAGAATCTGACCCTCCGAATAGCATCGAGTACGCCAAGGGAAGGGCCAGTCCGGCCGAAGCCATGCACAGTCACGAGAACAGTCGAAATCTAAAGCAAGTGATCCAGCAATGGACCAGCTCGGAGCGCTTGAGCTACTCGATCGAATTAATTCCAAAAGAGGACTTTGTGCTGGATTTAAGCCGTCTCAACCCTCAGCCGATGTTCTGCTCGTTACCGTGGATTTCGGATAACAACCTCCAGTATCAGCGATTCGTCGATACTCCAATGCTCAAAATGACCGCAAAAATAGTGCCTCACTGTTCGGTGATGAATCACATATCGTGTTACAACATTACCGAGACCCAGGTGGACAAGTTCGTCGAGATGGGCAATTGGAATCTGTTTGTGATCCGTGGCGACACGGTCGGCGAAAACCAGCGCTTCAAGCACTCGTCCGATCTGGTCGAGTATCTGCGGAGCAAGAACAATCCCGAAATGACCATCGCCACCGGAGGCTACCCGTACGTGCATCCCGAGTCACCTTCCTTGGACTATGACGTCAAATATCTGAAGCAGAAGGTAAGTCACTTGAGCAGTGGAAAATAAGACTGGTGCGCGGTAAAATCTGGACGGTGGGAAAACGGCGTACCCAagtaaacaatcaaaatttgcgaAAAGTGTATATATTTAATCGTAAATTTAGCTAAATTCAATCGCAAATGTAGACGCCAGTTACAGAAAAAGTTTGAATTATGCTAAATTCAAAGTCCTATTGCGTCCTAAACAGACCCAATCGAAAAAACATACAAAAACTCTAGTTGTTCCTCATGATGGTGAACAAATGAAATTGTGCCTGAAAAGTGCAAGTGCATATGTACAAATGTATGCATTAATCCGTAtaagtgaataataaaactcgtaaaAGTGACATCGCAAAGTGAGTGCCCAAACCTCTCGTATACAATACGATTAAAATTGTGATTGCCGGCCACGTTTTTTTGGCAACATTCCTAATTCAATCAGATAAATACACGGTTACGCTAATGATAATCATTCCCATCGCAACCAACTTAGACTATGCGGCGTCAAATCAAACTAGAAATCGTTGAAACAGGTACTATAAAATATCACAATAACTGGCTATTTTAATGTCATATCGCGAAGGATTAAAACTTAATCGTCTCAATGTACAAGCGAATTTGTGCACTGCCCGTTTCAACACGAATTGTttcataaaacgataataaactgaagggtgtccattcaaattcaGTTTTCCGAATCCCGGATATTTCCCGGGTATTGACACACTTCCTGGGTATGAACAAACGCAAATTATTGTTCTAGTAGGACACTACTCAGTGCATTTTTATACACAGTTTTAATTTGATCTATAATTTAACATGAAATTTAAAGATTTCCTGACTTCAAgaattatgatttaaaaaaatttaCTAACTCTACAAACACCAACGTTAATTTCCCATGCAtaaattatttgttaaattttgtgaaaatctcaAGTAAATTTTTGTTCTGCTTCCACTGtcattttaagcaattttttggtTGAATCCAAAATCTTTTGCCACAATTTTCTATGAAATACGGAGAAAATgtatttcatagatttttttttaattcttctccAATAATATCTCGAGGACATTCAACATttcttcctccaggaagtactccgTGGGTTCTGCGAAAATATCTCCCAAAAGTTGCACCTACAACAAAGCTGTGTTTACCTAATATTGCCGTAAAATATCAGGGATTCTGTAGGTATAGGATACTCTTCCGGGGATTCGAGTAATGTTTCCGGAAAGTCAAATGTTGTGGTAAACTTTCACACTTTTTTTTCACTTTCTTAGGGGATTCCGTCAGAGTCTTTCAGGAGTACCGTGATATCGGGTGAAatcgatcacttttcgcagtttttgatgcctatttttttgaatatttatcgATATAATTAAACTCAATGCTGTAAAACAAGTACAACAGTGGCTTTCATCAGTCAACGGTTTTGAAACTTTTACCACTTATCATTTATACTTatctatatatacagggtgttaggttcatgagtgcaaactttttaaagggtgatagaggaccataaatggtgaaaaaaattgttctacgcatatggtcaaatctcaaccgttacgtagttattgaactccccatgtttttgactcttattgccttaactggctataactttaaaatggtcaaactaatCGCAGTTcttttactcttattcgaaagattattgaattttctatcaaatggcatctttgaaccgattggtttagttaaataactaagttttctagagcaaaatagctaaaaatagtgtgtttttatttgtttatgtccattatctttaaaacgtgtgtaataaattaaaattctttctttggcatagttgtggtccctgttttactctacaatttgttctttgacgccaaacttctaactcttatcgttttcttgcaattttgattcaaatgtgcggcacagtgtgcaaaaaagtgcttaccatgacgattgcaaatttatgatctgaaatgcgacgtttaaatcgaaattgcaagaaaacgataagaggtagaagtttgatgtcaaagaacgaattgtagagtgaaacaggggccacaactttgccaaagaaaaaaaaaattaaattattacgcatttttcaaagataattgacaaaaacaaattaaaacacacaacttttaggctatttgctctagaaaacttagttatttaactaaaccgatcggtttaaagatgccatttgatagaaaattcaataatcttacgAATAAGGGTTcaaaaatgcgataagtttgaccattttaaagttatagccagttaaggcaataagagtcaaaaacatggggagttcaataactacgtaacggttgagatttgaccatatgcgtagaacaatttttttcaccatttatggtcctctatcaccctttaaaaagtttgcactcaagaacctaacaccctgtataaaaatgcagtggcatacgtgggaccgcgcataacttgccaacggatggtccgattttggtcgtccaagctttgttccgttagttttcacccaaggaaggtttatgaggcaaaaaacatgggaaaattgagagtttttgaaaatcgggttttcatacattttgaacgggggcttggctagagacttgaaacgtcaaaaacgcagtaggcaagacaaagtttgccggggtcagctagttatttatagatttttttatggcgaaatcgggtttagcgaacacttggcagctagaaacattaatTCCAATGCTACGAtaataaaagtttgaaaaaatgtttatgcCGTTCGCCTAACACGTAGTTTTTGAAAAtaatgaatttaatacagaaatatgtgattcATTGGCTATctcatttttcaataaaaaatgcCCCTAAAGTAAATCAATTCCACCCAAAAtggcaatagtttttttttttaaattcgctgTAATTTTCAGTATTGTACttattcttcagatttttatttgacttttgACTAAAGCTCCCCAAAACAGAAGTGGATAGGTACAATTGGTTTCTTtgacggtgttgagataattccatattcggaatctgcatgtcaaactaagccgaaatccaagttttcatgaattttggagcccgggaacctatttaaaaatcaatttgaagtttgtatgggagcgatttgatgaatcacccctcgtcggattttgtactgggtggagctgtcaaacagttacccagctgtcaaagggtgttttgaaaaaatctctttgaaatttattttaggtatCATAATAAAGTTCCAAAAATCaaatggctcagaaaaaggtgctttttcgtttaaaaatataaaatcattgattttttctaaatttaaaaactcaatttcGCTGTGAATTTTGtcaggcatttttcaagaattttcccaggacttCAACTCACTAAGAATGtcactagaattccttcaggaactgataCATTTTTGCCAGAAGTAACGTCTGCAGGTTTACCgagttctctaggaattccgagaggGCCTTTATGGACTTCTTCGGTATTTTCACAAGAATCCGGCTGCTAAAATTTTCCTAGCAAGATTCGAAAAGTCTCTcgggaaatcttcaagaaaatccaGAAATGTgataataggacgcaatcagtgaagtactagattgaaagtagtgagctggatttttgtatggtgagatgatcagttctccatttctgcaaagaaatagtgcaaacagcgtgggttaaatgatttcttgcctaatttgatgatgtttgagtaaAAGTATGGGaagctgtgttgttgtattatttttatcTTGAaactacaacaacacagttacccaaacttttgctcaaacatcaccaaattaggcaagaaatcatataacccccgctgtttgcaccatttctttgcagaaatggagaattgatcatctcaccatacaaaaatccagctcactactttcaatctagtacttcactgattgcgtcataTTTTGCCTAagaggaatggggcacgttcggtgtagtactagatttgtagtaatgagctgaattttagtatggtgagaaggtccattctccgtttctgcaatgaaatggtgcaaaaagtgtgggtgttatgattccttgcctaatttgatgctgtttgagcaaaactttggataactatgttgtttatgttgcgagaaatggagaaaacaacaacactgttgcccaaagttttgctcaaacagcatcaaattagacaaggaatcataatacccacgctttttgcaccatttcattgcagaaacagagaattgaccttctcaccatactaaaattcagctcattactacaaatctagtacttcaccgatctgtcctattcaggTTCCTTCTACGTGAATTTATCGAGATCCAACAGAAACTACTAAAATTCCTGATAGGCTGCCTGTCTAAAAAAAGTAAACCGACGGCTCTTTTAATGTTGCTAATTGCTAACATTCTTTTCAAGACTTGCTAACTACTGTCATTAATGCAGTACGTGCAGTACAGACATACACCATAAAGAATTTTTCCGAAGCCTTTTTCAATTTCCCGTGTTTTTCCCATATTTTTCCCGATGAATTCAAATTCCCGGGATTTTCCGTATTtcccggatggatggacaccTGTAACCGTATCTTATTGTGACCgtattgcatactgaaagttaaaaaaaaattaaaataaaataagagCACGAAATTCGAATGTATTTATAATGTTGTCTAGGTGTATAATCACTagcgtgtcccaaaattgcatatagtcgaaaagcttgggggctcaccttgCAAATGATAGccaagggtgttagaaacaaacttttgtatgacggcaactttcagaaatgacgtttagaggtcgccccggcgagatttttgaaaaatcgttATTTTTCTTAATAAGTTTCATAcaagagtaattctcgctgaaaccaggccgccatttacataaagtctgggatttcaatttttgcttgcttattcgctagaatatgataaaaaaggatgaaaaccactttggttgggttaaattgatggacccctcgcttggcaaggggctgacaaggtgacaaaaatgacgatttttcatcaaattgcacctaatttgtcgcataatatctcaaaatttaatattgtaacatatacaaaacttcACTCTTCTATGAAGGGActatagacctttcatttgaagttgaaaaatttttggcagccatcttggatttggtcgccattttgaattttatcattaaattgcgattttcgctgtgttcgcaaccaccCCGAGCTCATCATTAGAAACCTGAGagtctaagcttttcaaaacattcaaaaatttaggtgtgcattgaccgcaacaatgataTATCGATTAAAACGTTAGGCGACCTCCCATTTTCTCATGTGTGGATAACTATGTtggttatgttgcaagaaatggagaaaacaacaacactgttgcccaatgttttgctcaaacagcatcaaattaggcaaggaatcataatacccacgctttttgcaccatttcattgcagaaacggagaataggaggcaatcagtgaagtactagattgaaagtagtgagctgaatttttgtatggtgagatgatgaatcctcaatttctgcaatgaaatggtgcaaacagcgtgggttatatgatttcttgcctaatttgatgctggttgagcaaaagtttggataactgtgttgttgtattatttatttcttgcaactttaacaacacagtaacccaaacttttgctcaaacagcatcaaattaggcaagaaatcatataacccacgctgtttgcaccatttctttgcagacatggagaattgatcatctcaccatacaaaaatccagtcactactttcaatctagtacttcactgattgcctcctattgatctTCTCACCTTTtagttcattactacaaatctagtacttcaccgatctgtcctatttgaaacaatttccatttttttccaattttttttcaacCTAGACACATTTCAAAGTAGCTAAATATGGAAACCGTCTTTCTTAGTAAAAATCTAGGAATATACGTGTTTCAAAGTTGTTTGAAAACCTTCAATGACAAACGTctcgaaatcccgcttcaacagtgtatcAGAACATCAGGCCCACATATCTCAAAAAGCAAActttaaacaacagtgcatttttctTGCACACTTGTAATAAGCTACGAAGAAATTAgtacgctcgaaatcgtgagtagttgcaaaagtctgtccttaagtggtGCAATGAACGACTTATGAAAATGAGTATACCTAAATGTAAAATGGAATTTGACATGCTATAATTAGGCTAAGGATCTgttccaatggggcacgttcggtgtagtactagatttgtagtaatgagctgaatttttttgtatggtgagaaggtcaattctccgattctgcaatgaaatggtacaaaagcgtgggtattatgatgcctggcctaatttgatgctgtttgagcaaaactttggataactatgttgtttatgttgcaagaaatggagaaaacaacaacactgttgcccaaacttttgctcaaacagcatcaaattagacaaggaatcataataccctcgccttttgcaccatttcattgcagaaacggagaattgaccttctcaccatactaaaattcagctcattactaaaaatctagtacttcaccgatctgtcctatttctGCTGCTCGCTGCTTGACATAATGtcgcatttcagaagaaaagaggtcaaacgtaTAGATCTGAAACTCTTgcttgtaatatccacacatccgaggaatcgaggaagtgaaatcgccatttagCAAACGAAATGACTTCAAgtccgttcactcggaaatccttagatttcgcaaggattttatttaactgactgacttcactcaaactggaaacatttataCAAATGTTTTTCTagctggatcgttcagcagaccagagagttttcttgtaggccttgcgagccgacctgaaagcctccgaaccagccgaacgtcgtctgttccaactctttctacattgcttcctgagtttcgccagatcagagggGATCCTCTTGTGGAATATTTGTATGTCCGGATTTTACCGCAAACAAGCCCAAAAATCGTGAGAGACATACGACATACAGAAAAAGCACTTTTTCGAATGTGATAAATGACGATGCGCAAGACGTCCCGTAAGGTACTCGACGCGGGGTTGGTGATAAGATATG contains the following coding sequences:
- the LOC109418971 gene encoding 5,10-methylenetetrahydrofolate reductase isoform X1 yields the protein MRTSARSLRHCQLLLMGSFPSSKPYDTRDHLDSLVVGGYLDGHSREATTRSTTSITMHQLTVESDPPNSIEYAKGRASPAEAMHSHENSRNLKQVIQQWTSSERLSYSIELIPKEDFVLDLSRLNPQPMFCSLPWISDNNLQYQRFVDTPMLKMTAKIVPHCSVMNHISCYNITETQVDKFVEMGNWNLFVIRGDTVGENQRFKHSSDLVEYLRSKNNPEMTIATGGYPYVHPESPSLDYDVKYLKQKVDLGVDFVLTQTLYDAASYLQYVDECRRAGITVPIVPGIFLPGSYDQLETVLNLTRVNPPADVLAMLHSHALDEPDVFEAFVVKHFVELVRTLRQERPDEVKLVHFFTFNRLGLLRKVLDKIADLF
- the LOC109418971 gene encoding 5,10-methylenetetrahydrofolate reductase isoform X2, whose product is MRTSARSLRHCQLLLMGSFPSSKPYDTRDHLDSLVVDGHSREATTRSTTSITMHQLTVESDPPNSIEYAKGRASPAEAMHSHENSRNLKQVIQQWTSSERLSYSIELIPKEDFVLDLSRLNPQPMFCSLPWISDNNLQYQRFVDTPMLKMTAKIVPHCSVMNHISCYNITETQVDKFVEMGNWNLFVIRGDTVGENQRFKHSSDLVEYLRSKNNPEMTIATGGYPYVHPESPSLDYDVKYLKQKVDLGVDFVLTQTLYDAASYLQYVDECRRAGITVPIVPGIFLPGSYDQLETVLNLTRVNPPADVLAMLHSHALDEPDVFEAFVVKHFVELVRTLRQERPDEVKLVHFFTFNRLGLLRKVLDKIADLF